In Hyla sarda isolate aHylSar1 chromosome 9, aHylSar1.hap1, whole genome shotgun sequence, the following proteins share a genomic window:
- the PTGIR gene encoding prostacyclin receptor, whose amino-acid sequence MLESSEITAQPSLHPTVHHFCENSTQVHADGNPATSTLMFAMGVLGNLLALGILGVHRRERRARASPFCVLVTGLAVTDLLGTCVLSPVVFVSYAQQASLLALGSQPLCKLFAFAMTFFNLSSMMILFFMAFERCLALSHPYVYAQHNWGHRLARAALPISYILPALLCALPLIGVGEHKQYCPGTWCFIRMAVPPTTGRDGTLAFSLLYASLTGVLILAILICNASVTASLCRMRKGQRARRGSLRRGGARGWFLGAGEEELEHLILLVLMTTIFMVCSVPMTLRAFLGALYNIGDPLDESGDLMAFRFSALNPILDPWIFIIFRGSVFRKLRSLLCTAWNKPSKAVLGPGSVETGTISPMTSIAGP is encoded by the exons ATGCTGGAGTCGTCTGAGATAACGGCGCAGCCATCCCTCCACCCCACCGTACACCACTTCTGTGAGAACTCCACCCAGGTACACGCCGATGGGAACCCGGCCACCAGCACCCTCATGTTTGCCATGGGAGTATTGGGGAATCTCTTGGCACTGGGCATATTGGGCGTCCATAGAAGAGAAAGGAGAGCGCGTGCCTCTCCGTTTTGTGTCCTGGTGACGGGGCTGGCGGTGACGGATCTCCTGGGCACCTGCGTCCTGAGTCCGGTGGTTTTCGTCTCGTATGCCCAGCAGGCATCTCTCCTGGCGTTGGGGTCTCAGCCGCTCTGTAAACTTTTTGCCTTTGCCATGACTTTCTTCAACCTGTCCTCCATGATGATCCTGTTCTTCATGGCCTTTGAACGGTGCCTGGCACTAAGTCATCCCTATGTATATGCCCAGCATAACTGGGGGCACCGGCTGGCACGGGCGGCTTTGCCCATTTCCTACATTCTGCCTGCGCTGCTCTGTGCACTGCCGCTGATCGGAGTTGGGGAACATAAACAGTACTGTCCGGGCACCTGGTGCTTCATCCGGATGGCAGTGCCACCCACCACAGGGAGAGATGGGACCCTGGCCTTTTCTCTGTTGTATGCCAGTCTGACGGGTGTCCTGATCCTGGCAATATTAATCTGCAATGCCTCTGTGACTGCCAGCCTGTGCCGCATGAGGAAGGGTCAGAGGGCGAGAAGAGGGTCACTCCGCAGAGGGGGAGCCAGAGGATGGTTCCTCGGAGCTGGTGAGGAAGAACTGGAACATCTCATCCTCCTGGTGCTCATGACCACCATCTTCATGGTTTGCTCAGTGCCAATGACG CTCCGTGCTTTCCTGGGCGCCCTCTACAACATCGGGGACCCATTGGATGAATCAGGTGACCTAATGGCCTTCCGATTCAGTGCGCTCAATCCCATCCTGGACCCCTGGATCTTCATCATATTCCGGGGATCTGTGTTCCGCAAACTACGCTCTTTGCTTTGCACGGCCTGGAACAAACCAAGTAAAGCGGTCCTGGGCCCTGGTTCTGTAGAGACTGGTACCATTAGTCCAATGACCTCCATCGCCGGACCCTGA